A section of the Solitalea canadensis DSM 3403 genome encodes:
- a CDS encoding DUF3341 domain-containing protein produces the protein MKNKKFAIGLFDDEDVLKSGITSIQNKGQKIYDVYTPYPVHGLENVFFVPRSRLPIAAFCFGCLGFSLAFLMMWYMITYDWPMDIGGKPNFPIVSFIPILFEWTVLFASFGMGFTFFMANRLIPGATPRVMDERATDDRFVVAIEVDTNNEEALANLFTQSGAVEVKYKTF, from the coding sequence ATGAAGAATAAAAAATTCGCCATCGGATTATTCGACGATGAGGATGTACTGAAATCAGGCATCACATCAATTCAGAACAAAGGACAAAAGATTTACGACGTTTACACTCCTTATCCTGTTCACGGTTTAGAGAACGTATTTTTTGTTCCACGTTCACGCCTGCCTATCGCAGCATTTTGCTTCGGTTGTTTAGGTTTCTCATTGGCATTCCTGATGATGTGGTACATGATCACTTATGATTGGCCGATGGATATTGGTGGTAAACCAAATTTCCCAATTGTGAGTTTCATTCCAATCTTGTTTGAGTGGACCGTATTGTTTGCTTCATTCGGTATGGGTTTCACCTTCTTCATGGCTAATCGTTTAATTCCTGGGGCTACTCCAAGAGTTATGGATGAGCGTGCAACAGACGATCGTTTTGTTGTAGCTATCGAAGTAGATACAAACAACGAAGAAGCTTTAGCTAATTTATTTACACAGTCAGGTGCTGTAGAGGTTAAATACAAAACGTTTTAA
- a CDS encoding TAT-variant-translocated molybdopterin oxidoreductase — protein MESNNKTYWKGLEELNPTPEFEALQKREFAEDLPIEEILSGKASDNSVMPRRDFLKSLGFGVGAVALAACNKTPVNKAVPYLIKPEEITPGIPNYYTGIAKDGYGILVKTREGRPIKVEGNPSCPIGQGGVDAAGHASVIDLYDSTKLQSPLLKGRESSWEDVDTFVKEQLTKVAASGKKVVILTDSINSPTTNAVIADFIKTYPTAKQVTYDAVSYSGIINANKNSFEKAVVPTYKFENADVIVSFGADFLGSWISPVEFARQYASKRNAAYLKAHKAMSRHIQFETELSLTGSNADVRIPVRPSQSGLALIGLYNNIAKLAGVQSFSVETPEFAGNIIAKTAKELWDNKGKSLVVAGSNDVSTQILVNAINSLLGNYGTTIDLDNASQLYKGSDAEVIELVNEMNRGEVGALFIYGVNPLYSYPKAADFAAGLKKVALKVSFAEREDETAKGFDVIAPDHHSLEAWTDAEPRKGVFLIGQPTINPIYDTRSAQKSLLVWANNTVEYIDYVKNVWNTTIFPQVGAGVFQVQWDDLLRAGFVKTAGAPAQPYTFTKDLSTVISTITSNSKAEAGKVELTVYKHTNLGDGRNANNPLLQECPDPISKVTWDNYVAISPKYAKEQGIKEGDVLEVKGAGYSVTLPVLLQPGQAYATASIALGYGRTDAGKAGNEVGKNAFPFVSVVNGSLQNFNAVTIRKTGDSYELAQTQTHHSIEGRDIVRETTVSEYAKDPSAGSHGHHDLSTLAETDEKGNAKRDKHGNLKLLNLWEDKEKRGHHWGMAIDLNACTGCGSCIISCNIENNVAVVGRDEVRRRREMHWLRIDRYYSEVSEGTEGYMGKDSKEEAIEVIHQPMLCQHCDHAPCETVCPVLATMHSSEGLNQMAYNRCFGTRYCANNCPYKVRRFNWFNYADNDKFDYYMNNPMGKLVLNPDVTVRSRGVMEKCSMCVQRIQAGKLQAKMENRPLKDGDIKTACQQSCPSNAIIFGDINDPNSEVSKLLHNERTFYVLESIGVQPGIGYLTAVRNKEKVSEHGHGGHGHEAKAESHS, from the coding sequence ATGGAAAGCAATAACAAAACATACTGGAAAGGTTTAGAGGAGTTGAATCCTACGCCTGAGTTTGAAGCTTTACAGAAAAGAGAATTTGCTGAAGACTTACCAATTGAAGAGATCCTTTCAGGTAAAGCGAGTGATAACTCGGTTATGCCTCGTCGCGATTTCTTAAAGTCACTGGGTTTTGGTGTAGGTGCGGTAGCATTAGCTGCATGTAACAAAACTCCTGTAAATAAGGCTGTTCCTTACTTAATTAAACCGGAGGAAATTACTCCGGGTATTCCTAACTACTATACTGGTATCGCAAAAGATGGTTATGGTATCTTAGTTAAAACCCGCGAAGGTCGTCCGATCAAGGTAGAAGGTAATCCAAGCTGTCCAATCGGTCAGGGTGGTGTTGATGCAGCAGGTCATGCTTCAGTAATTGACCTTTATGATTCTACTAAATTACAATCACCTTTATTAAAAGGTCGCGAATCTTCATGGGAAGATGTTGATACCTTTGTTAAAGAGCAATTAACCAAGGTTGCTGCAAGTGGCAAAAAGGTTGTTATCTTAACAGATTCAATCAACAGCCCTACTACAAATGCTGTTATTGCTGATTTTATCAAAACGTACCCAACTGCAAAACAAGTTACTTATGATGCAGTTTCGTACTCTGGTATTATCAACGCAAACAAAAACAGTTTCGAGAAAGCAGTAGTTCCTACTTATAAATTTGAGAACGCAGATGTTATCGTGAGTTTCGGTGCCGATTTCTTAGGTAGCTGGATTTCACCGGTAGAATTTGCTCGTCAATATGCTTCAAAACGTAACGCTGCTTACTTAAAAGCGCATAAAGCTATGTCACGTCACATTCAGTTTGAAACTGAATTGTCATTGACTGGTTCTAATGCTGACGTTCGTATTCCTGTTCGTCCTTCACAATCAGGTTTAGCACTTATCGGTTTATACAACAACATTGCAAAATTGGCTGGAGTTCAGTCTTTCAGTGTTGAAACTCCTGAATTTGCAGGTAACATCATTGCTAAAACAGCTAAAGAACTTTGGGATAACAAAGGAAAATCACTAGTTGTTGCAGGTTCAAATGATGTTTCTACTCAAATCCTTGTAAATGCTATTAACTCATTGTTGGGTAACTACGGTACAACAATCGATTTAGATAATGCTAGTCAATTATATAAAGGTAGTGATGCTGAAGTAATTGAATTAGTAAATGAAATGAACAGAGGCGAAGTAGGTGCATTATTTATATACGGTGTTAACCCACTTTACTCGTATCCTAAAGCAGCTGATTTCGCAGCAGGTTTAAAGAAAGTAGCTTTAAAAGTTTCTTTTGCTGAGCGTGAAGATGAAACAGCTAAAGGTTTTGACGTAATTGCTCCTGATCACCACTCATTAGAAGCGTGGACTGATGCAGAGCCTCGCAAAGGTGTGTTCTTGATTGGTCAGCCAACTATCAATCCAATTTATGATACTCGTTCAGCTCAGAAAAGCTTATTAGTTTGGGCTAACAATACAGTAGAGTATATTGATTATGTGAAAAATGTTTGGAATACCACTATTTTCCCTCAGGTAGGTGCAGGAGTATTCCAGGTTCAATGGGACGATTTGTTACGTGCAGGTTTTGTTAAAACTGCAGGTGCTCCGGCTCAACCTTATACATTCACTAAAGACTTAAGTACAGTTATTTCAACTATTACCAGTAACAGCAAAGCTGAAGCAGGCAAAGTAGAGTTAACTGTTTATAAACATACGAACCTTGGTGATGGACGCAATGCTAATAATCCGTTATTGCAAGAATGTCCTGATCCTATTTCAAAAGTTACTTGGGATAACTACGTTGCTATTTCTCCTAAATATGCAAAAGAGCAAGGTATTAAAGAAGGTGATGTATTAGAGGTTAAAGGTGCTGGATATAGCGTAACTTTACCAGTGTTGTTACAACCTGGTCAGGCATATGCTACAGCTTCTATCGCTTTAGGTTATGGTCGTACTGATGCAGGTAAGGCAGGTAACGAAGTGGGTAAGAATGCGTTCCCATTTGTAAGTGTTGTTAATGGAAGCTTGCAAAACTTTAACGCAGTTACAATCAGAAAAACTGGTGATTCTTATGAGTTAGCACAAACTCAAACTCACCATTCAATTGAAGGTCGTGATATCGTAAGAGAAACTACAGTTTCTGAATATGCTAAAGATCCTTCAGCTGGAAGTCACGGTCATCATGATCTATCAACTTTGGCTGAAACTGATGAAAAAGGTAATGCTAAACGTGATAAACATGGTAACCTTAAGTTATTAAACCTGTGGGAAGACAAAGAGAAAAGAGGTCACCACTGGGGTATGGCTATCGACCTGAACGCTTGTACAGGTTGTGGTTCATGTATCATCAGCTGTAACATTGAAAACAACGTTGCAGTAGTTGGTCGTGATGAGGTTCGCCGTCGTCGTGAAATGCACTGGTTACGTATTGACCGCTACTATTCAGAAGTATCAGAAGGTACAGAAGGTTACATGGGCAAAGACAGCAAAGAAGAGGCCATTGAAGTAATTCACCAGCCGATGCTTTGTCAGCACTGTGATCACGCTCCTTGTGAGACTGTTTGTCCGGTATTGGCAACCATGCACTCTTCAGAAGGTTTAAATCAAATGGCTTATAACCGTTGTTTCGGTACTCGTTACTGCGCAAACAACTGTCCATACAAAGTTCGTCGTTTCAACTGGTTCAACTACGCTGATAATGACAAATTTGATTACTATATGAACAATCCAATGGGTAAATTAGTGTTAAATCCTGATGTTACCGTTCGTTCACGTGGTGTTATGGAAAAATGTTCTATGTGCGTACAACGTATTCAGGCTGGTAAACTACAAGCTAAGATGGAAAACCGTCCGTTAAAAGATGGAGATATCAAAACTGCTTGTCAGCAATCTTGTCCTTCAAACGCTATCATTTTTGGTGATATCAATGATCCAAACAGTGAAGTATCGAAATTACTTCACAATGAGCGTACGTTCTACGTATTAGAATCAATCGGTGTTCAACCTGGTATCGGCTACTTAACCGCTGTTCGTAACAAAGAAAAAGTTTCGGAACATGGTCATGGAGGTCACGGTCACGAGGCTAAAGCAGAGAGTCATTCATAA
- the nrfD gene encoding NrfD/PsrC family molybdoenzyme membrane anchor subunit, with amino-acid sequence MHESIIRKPLVTGTPTMHTITEDVCRPLENKPTKAWWIGFSLAFAGLVLWLISFGYTTWVGLGAWGLNKTVGWAWDITNFVWWVGIGHAGTLISAVLLLFRQSWRNSINRSAEAMTIFAVICAATYIIAHMGRPWLAYWAFPLPNQFGSLWVNFNSPLIWDVFAISTYFSVSCLFWFVGLLPDIATVRDRATGVRKQVYSVLSMGWTSSARSWIRFESISLILSGISTPLVLSVHTIVSFDFATSVIPGWHTTIFPPYFVAGAIFSGFAMVQTLLLIARVVLKLENYITLYHIELMNIIILVTGSIVGVAYLTELFIAWYSGVEYEQYAFLNRVAGPYWWAYWTMMTCNVISPQLMWFKKLRTSLVFTFIISIVVNIGMWFERFVIIVTSLHRDYLPSSWAMFTPTVVDVGLYVGSIGLFFTLFLLFIRYLPSVAMAEVKLLLKHSSEEAKLKAKHHSHATEHVVIATTASIKKGESNEE; translated from the coding sequence ATGCACGAGTCAATTATTAGAAAGCCTTTGGTAACCGGTACGCCAACCATGCATACCATTACCGAAGATGTTTGCCGCCCGCTCGAAAACAAGCCAACAAAGGCGTGGTGGATAGGTTTTTCCCTGGCCTTCGCAGGGTTGGTTTTATGGTTAATCAGTTTTGGTTACACTACGTGGGTTGGTCTTGGCGCCTGGGGTTTGAATAAAACCGTAGGATGGGCATGGGATATTACCAACTTCGTTTGGTGGGTTGGTATCGGTCACGCGGGAACCTTGATTTCTGCGGTACTATTACTATTCCGTCAGAGTTGGCGTAACTCAATTAACCGTTCAGCAGAGGCGATGACTATCTTCGCCGTTATCTGTGCTGCTACTTATATTATTGCTCACATGGGCCGTCCATGGTTGGCATACTGGGCTTTCCCTTTACCGAATCAGTTCGGTTCATTATGGGTAAACTTTAACTCTCCACTTATCTGGGACGTATTCGCGATCTCGACCTATTTCTCGGTATCGTGTTTATTCTGGTTTGTTGGTTTGTTGCCTGATATCGCTACTGTTCGTGACCGTGCTACAGGTGTTCGCAAACAAGTATATTCAGTTTTAAGTATGGGCTGGACTTCATCAGCTCGCAGTTGGATCCGTTTTGAGTCAATCTCTTTGATTCTTTCTGGTATCTCAACTCCACTAGTACTTTCTGTACACACCATTGTATCATTTGACTTTGCAACTTCGGTAATTCCGGGATGGCACACGACCATTTTCCCTCCTTACTTCGTTGCTGGTGCGATTTTCTCTGGTTTTGCAATGGTACAAACCCTGTTATTGATTGCTCGTGTAGTATTAAAACTAGAAAACTATATTACCCTTTATCACATTGAATTGATGAATATCATCATCTTGGTAACGGGTTCTATCGTAGGTGTTGCATACCTTACTGAGTTATTCATCGCATGGTACTCAGGTGTTGAATACGAACAATATGCATTCTTAAACCGTGTTGCCGGTCCTTACTGGTGGGCATACTGGACAATGATGACTTGTAACGTAATTTCACCTCAGTTAATGTGGTTCAAAAAATTACGTACCAGTTTAGTGTTTACCTTCATTATTTCAATTGTAGTAAACATTGGTATGTGGTTCGAGCGTTTCGTAATTATCGTAACCTCACTTCACAGAGATTACTTACCATCTTCATGGGCAATGTTTACTCCTACAGTGGTTGACGTTGGTTTATACGTTGGTTCGATAGGTTTATTCTTCACCTTATTCTTATTGTTCATCCGTTACCTTCCTTCGGTTGCGATGGCAGAGGTGAAGTTATTATTGAAACACTCAAGTGAAGAGGCAAAATTAAAAGCAAAACACCACTCACATGCTACTGAGCACGTTGTAATAGCTACAACTGCTAGTATCAAGAAAGGAGAGTCAAATGAAGAATAA
- a CDS encoding cytochrome c oxidase subunit II, which translates to MSILKKITFFTSAALATLITNVAMAQDKATDAGAEATKAAARSDMWLSVAFYILMFVAAGFILGVVGRALKVYELTASATGKKKGINWNSINATLFLTIGFLGLYGAFWEFAHHGKMILPEPASKHGVDTDNLLHVTFYITFAVFVITHVLLFLYVFLYRNRKGHKAYYYPHNDNLEKIWTLVPAIVLSILVFFGWKTWTTIMYPGDLANTIKVEAVAEQFKWTVRYAGKDNVLGARNYRLIGGDNVLGVKFDQDSTSHDDFFPQEIVLPVNKQVQFQFGAKDVIHSAYMPHFRVQMNCVPGMNTYFTFTPTITTNEMRSKVNDAKFDYLLYCNKICGASHFNMKFVIKVVSEKEYRAWLKEQKPFWVQKHEKPTPAAPTPATAPADSTKADTVAANKSLAINIK; encoded by the coding sequence ATGTCGATACTTAAAAAAATAACATTCTTTACTTCTGCCGCTCTTGCTACATTAATCACTAATGTAGCAATGGCGCAGGATAAAGCTACCGACGCTGGCGCTGAAGCTACAAAGGCAGCTGCACGCTCAGATATGTGGCTTTCTGTTGCTTTCTACATATTAATGTTTGTTGCTGCCGGTTTTATTCTTGGTGTAGTTGGTCGTGCATTAAAAGTGTATGAACTTACAGCCTCTGCTACCGGAAAGAAAAAAGGCATTAACTGGAATTCAATCAACGCAACATTATTCCTTACAATTGGTTTCTTAGGTTTATATGGTGCTTTTTGGGAGTTTGCTCACCATGGTAAAATGATTTTACCAGAGCCTGCTTCAAAGCATGGTGTTGATACGGATAACCTGTTGCATGTTACGTTTTACATCACTTTCGCTGTATTCGTAATCACTCACGTTTTATTATTCCTTTATGTTTTCCTTTATAGAAATCGCAAAGGACATAAAGCCTATTACTATCCTCACAACGACAATTTAGAGAAAATCTGGACATTGGTTCCTGCTATCGTATTAAGTATTTTGGTGTTCTTTGGTTGGAAAACCTGGACAACCATTATGTACCCAGGCGATTTAGCGAACACTATTAAAGTTGAGGCTGTTGCAGAACAGTTTAAATGGACAGTGCGCTATGCAGGTAAAGACAATGTGTTAGGTGCTCGTAACTATCGTTTAATTGGTGGTGATAACGTGTTAGGTGTTAAGTTTGATCAAGACAGCACTTCTCACGACGACTTTTTCCCTCAAGAAATTGTATTGCCAGTAAATAAACAGGTACAGTTCCAATTTGGAGCAAAAGATGTAATTCACTCAGCTTATATGCCGCATTTCCGCGTGCAGATGAACTGTGTACCTGGTATGAACACTTACTTTACGTTTACTCCAACCATTACGACTAATGAAATGCGTTCAAAAGTAAACGATGCTAAATTTGATTACTTATTGTACTGTAACAAGATTTGTGGTGCATCTCACTTCAATATGAAGTTTGTAATCAAAGTAGTAAGTGAAAAAGAATACAGAGCTTGGTTAAAAGAGCAAAAACCTTTCTGGGTTCAAAAGCACGAAAAACCAACTCCTGCTGCTCCAACTCCGGCAACGGCTCCTGCTGATTCAACAAAAGCAGATACTGTAGCGGCAAATAAATCATTGGCAATTAATATTAAATAA
- a CDS encoding c-type cytochrome, which yields MLKNKMRGVLVMGLTAAVALTSCSKVKRDPGFEYAPQMYRPVAYNPDQKNAAFADGKTAQTPVAGTIPQNFESFHYPHTPEGYEASGAELKSPIAHTEASLAEGKQLFLNMCSHCHGKTGMADGQVVKNGGFPAPPAYNSAQLKDLSEGKMFYSITYGKGAMGSHASQLSATERWKVIQYVQFLQKQ from the coding sequence ATGTTAAAAAATAAAATGAGAGGCGTTTTAGTAATGGGTTTAACCGCCGCAGTTGCTTTGACTTCCTGCTCAAAGGTTAAACGTGATCCGGGATTTGAATACGCTCCACAGATGTATCGTCCTGTTGCTTACAATCCGGATCAAAAGAATGCTGCTTTTGCTGATGGTAAAACTGCTCAAACTCCTGTTGCCGGAACTATTCCGCAAAATTTTGAATCGTTCCATTATCCTCATACACCAGAAGGTTATGAAGCTTCCGGTGCTGAATTGAAAAGCCCTATTGCTCATACTGAGGCTAGCTTAGCAGAAGGTAAACAGTTGTTTTTAAATATGTGTTCTCACTGTCACGGTAAAACTGGTATGGCTGACGGACAAGTAGTTAAAAACGGTGGATTTCCGGCTCCTCCGGCATATAATTCAGCTCAGCTGAAAGATTTGTCAGAAGGTAAAATGTTCTATTCAATCACTTATGGTAAAGGAGCGATGGGTTCTCATGCTTCTCAGTTAAGTGCTACAGAGCGTTGGAAAGTAATTCAGTATGTTCAATTCCTTCAAAAACAATAA
- a CDS encoding cytochrome c oxidase subunit I: MATQAISSPEAVHHHDVHGHDAHGHHHESFLSKYVFSMDHKMIAKQFLITGIIMGVIGMILSIIFRIQLAWPDKEFPLFEVLLGKWGAGGRLDPAFYLSLVTIHGTIMVFFVLTAGLSGTFSNLLIPYQIGARDMASPFMNMLSYWFFFMASVVMVASFFVETGPAGPGWTIYPPLSALPKAMPGSGVGMTMWLISMAMFIASSLMGGINYISTVLNMRTKGMSMTRMPLTIWAFFLTAVLGLLSFPVLFAAVILLIFDRSFGTSFYLSDIYLGGEALPNTGGSPILFQHLFWFLGHPEVYIIIMPALGLTSEIIATNARKPIFGYRAMIGSLLGISFLSFIVWGHHMFVTGMNPFLGSVFMFTTLIIAVPSAVKTFNYLATLWKGNIHFTPAMLFAIGLVSFFISGGLTGLFLGNPSLDINLHDTYFVVAHFHIVMGCSAIFGMLAGVYHWYPKMFGKMMDSKLGYLHFWLTFISAYLVFFPMHFMGLDGVPRRYYTFTEFEMFTKWLSLNKFITLAAILGAIAQVLFLYNFFVNIFKGKRAPQNPWNSNTLEWTTPVEHFHGNWPGEIPAVYRWPYDYSKPGAEKDFIPQTVTLAETVSSNTPHDFGYHGDEAQFTHEHYSSKTLSVSEEQKAQESN, translated from the coding sequence ATGGCTACTCAAGCAATAAGTTCTCCTGAGGCAGTTCATCATCACGATGTTCATGGCCACGATGCTCACGGGCATCACCATGAATCATTCTTGTCGAAATACGTTTTTAGTATGGACCACAAGATGATTGCCAAGCAGTTTTTGATCACCGGTATTATTATGGGTGTAATCGGGATGATATTATCTATCATCTTCCGTATCCAGTTGGCATGGCCTGATAAAGAGTTTCCTTTGTTCGAAGTACTTTTGGGCAAATGGGGAGCTGGTGGGCGTTTAGATCCTGCGTTTTACCTTTCATTGGTTACAATACACGGTACCATCATGGTATTTTTTGTATTGACAGCTGGTTTAAGTGGAACCTTTTCAAATTTACTGATCCCTTATCAAATTGGTGCTCGTGATATGGCTTCGCCTTTCATGAACATGCTTTCATATTGGTTCTTCTTTATGGCAAGCGTTGTGATGGTTGCTTCATTCTTCGTGGAAACCGGTCCTGCCGGTCCGGGATGGACAATTTATCCACCGTTATCTGCTTTGCCTAAAGCAATGCCTGGTTCAGGTGTGGGTATGACAATGTGGTTGATCTCAATGGCAATGTTCATCGCTTCATCTTTGATGGGTGGTATCAACTACATCAGTACTGTATTAAATATGCGTACCAAAGGAATGTCAATGACTCGTATGCCATTGACTATCTGGGCGTTCTTCTTAACTGCTGTTTTGGGTCTATTGTCATTCCCTGTATTATTTGCAGCAGTAATTCTTTTGATTTTTGACCGCAGCTTCGGAACAAGTTTCTACTTGTCTGATATTTACTTAGGTGGAGAGGCTTTACCTAATACAGGTGGTAGCCCGATCTTATTCCAGCACTTATTCTGGTTCTTAGGTCACCCAGAGGTATATATCATCATTATGCCTGCTTTAGGTCTTACTTCAGAGATCATCGCTACTAATGCACGTAAACCAATCTTTGGTTACCGTGCAATGATCGGTTCATTGTTGGGTATTTCGTTCCTTTCGTTCATCGTTTGGGGACACCACATGTTTGTAACCGGTATGAACCCATTCTTAGGTTCGGTGTTCATGTTTACTACGTTGATCATTGCGGTTCCTTCTGCTGTAAAAACCTTTAACTACCTTGCAACATTATGGAAAGGTAATATTCACTTTACTCCTGCAATGTTGTTCGCTATCGGATTGGTGTCATTCTTCATCTCTGGTGGTTTAACAGGTCTGTTCTTAGGAAACCCTTCATTAGATATCAACTTACACGACACATATTTCGTAGTTGCTCACTTCCACATCGTAATGGGTTGTTCTGCAATCTTTGGTATGTTGGCGGGTGTTTACCACTGGTATCCTAAAATGTTTGGTAAGATGATGGATAGCAAATTAGGTTATTTACACTTCTGGTTAACCTTTATTTCTGCTTACCTGGTATTCTTCCCAATGCACTTTATGGGCTTAGACGGTGTTCCTCGTCGTTATTATACCTTTACTGAATTTGAAATGTTCACTAAATGGTTATCATTGAATAAGTTCATCACTTTAGCAGCTATTTTAGGTGCTATTGCGCAGGTTTTATTCTTGTATAACTTCTTTGTAAACATTTTCAAAGGTAAACGTGCTCCTCAAAACCCTTGGAACTCTAATACTTTAGAGTGGACTACTCCGGTTGAGCACTTCCACGGTAACTGGCCAGGTGAAATTCCTGCTGTTTATCGTTGGCCATATGATTACAGTAAACCTGGAGCTGAAAAAGATTTCATCCCTCAAACTGTAACATTGGCTGAAACCGTAAGTTCAAATACTCCTCATGATTTTGGATATCATGGAGATGAGGCTCAGTTTACACATGAGCACTATTCATCAAAAACTTTATCGGTTTCAGAAGAGCAAAAAGCTCAGGAATCTAATTAA